The Macaca fascicularis isolate 582-1 chromosome 14, T2T-MFA8v1.1 genome contains the following window.
AGTGGCAGAGATTTTTGGTGAGCTGAGAAGAGGCCAGAGAGGCAGAGTGGGTGAGGGGAACATGGCGGGAAGCAGCAGGAGAAATTGGCGGATGGGCGATGCATTGCAAATGCTGACCCGCCTGGGGTGCTGGGGGCCCTCCTAGGTTTTCGGCAGAGGCAGGACACACAGTCTGCCCTTactgctttttttaaattttttttaaactgccgccgttttgtaaaattattatttattgttattttaaaaacatataacatGAGATCTgccctctttaaaaatattaagtatacaGTATAGTATTGTTAACATGCACAAtgttgtacagtagatctctagaatcttttcatctttttaaaaaattattatttttttaagttccagagtacatgtgcaggatgtgcaggttcattacataggtaaacgtgtgccatggtggtttgctgcacctatcaacccatcacttaggtattaagcccagcatgcattagctcttttccctaatgctctcccctgacccctaccattttttttttttgagaaagagtctcactctgtcacccaggtatgtagtggtgcaatctcagctcactgcaacctctgccttctgtgctcaagcgatcctcctacctcagcttcccaagtagctgggacaataggtgtgtgccaccatgcttggctagtttttgtatttttttgtagacacagggttttgccatgttgctcaggctagtctggaccttcctgagctcaagcaatcctcttgccatGGCTTGCCAGGGGCAGTTAATAGAGTAAGCAGGAAGGACAGGTTGGCGCCTATGGCAGCAGGAAAGGTGAGAGGTGACGGGGCTGGGATGAGGGCTTTGGCAAGGGATGTGCATCAAACACCTTACAAAACTCAGGATGAGCAAGGCCACTCCAGGAGATAATCAGATGCATGCAGCAGTTTACATACACACGGAATTCATTACGGGCTTAGTTATAGAGACAAAACCctggaaacaacagaaatgttcaCCGCGAGAGGGTTGGTTAAATGATGGCGCCCACAGACAAGGGCTGCCATGTAGTTATGGGAATTGTTGGTTTAGAAGAATATTGAACAACACAAGAAGATGTTTACATTGtatcttaagtgaaaaaaatcaggaCACAAACTCAATGTATATTATGATTCTGGttgaaaaaaatgatgtttttctATCTAAAATAAACACGGAAATGTCAGTGGCAACTCTCTGGGTGACCTATgggttatttgaattttttcctacatttcagtgtttctcaaatgtcTACAAATATCTActtttataattaagaaaacagttattttttacgcctgtcatctcagctactcgggaggttgaggtaggagaatcactcgaacctgggaggcaggagttacagtgagctgagatcacactactgcactccagcctgggcgacagagtgaggctccgtcaaaaaattttaaaaagcatagttattttttaattaataaagtaaATCTGTCTCAAAGAGGCAAGGGTCAGGTGCGTGAGTGGGAAAGGAAGGCGTGTGGAGGAGGAAAGGGTTAGACAAAGTGAGTGTTAAATCTGCATCTCCTCGTAGACAGAGCTCCCCGTCTCAGTTTAAGACCCTCCTGCCCTTGAAGAAGCTTCCTAAAACCAGCTCAGGTCTTCCTCCTCTGTTCCCCTGCCTCTTTGCATGTTTCTGGAAGGCTTCAATAGTAGGAGTATTATGCACAGCCTGCCTATGGTCAGGCCACTGGGAGGCTGAAGAATGCAGATGCCTGGGCCCCAACCCTGGGGGTTCCCACCCTGGGACCACCCCCCTCCACCCCTAGTCTTCTCCATCTCACTAAGTGCTCAACTCTCTCAATAGAGGCCGTGAGCGTGGCTACTGGATTGtggattctggagccagactgccggGGTTGGAATTCTGGCTCTGGCATGGCCTTGCTGGGCTCAGTGCCCTCAACTATGGTATATTTATAGTATGTAATATgagtatagtaaatatatatgtatattatatagtatataataaataagtataatatataatattatatatacatatatattttgtctttggttttgataaaaaaaattctgacaaatCAGAAATGGGAGTTCAGGGGTGGTGGTGAGGCAAAAGAAGGAAGCCATGGGGTGGGAGCTGTCAGAGGTGGGGCCATTGGTGTCTCCTTTACCCCTACCCTGATGTGTCCTCTCCTGAAGGACAGATGGTCACATTTTGCAGTGGGGAGTCCTCTACCACGTCGTTCAAAGTAGGAGGAGATGTCTGTCTCATCAGTCAGCTCACTGCGATCGACCTCAAAGTGAGCCTGCATGTCATTGAGGATCTTGGCATCGTTCTCATCGGACACAAATGTGATAGCCAAGCCCTTGGTGCCAAACCAGCCGGCTCTGGCCACCCAATGCAGGTAGCTGTCAGAATCCTTAGGCATGTCATAACTAAAAGCAATGTTCACCCGCTCAATGTCCATTCCTCGGCCAAGTAGGTTGGTAGCCACAAGAATTCaccactgaaaatatttaaactgcTGATACTGATAATGCCTCTGCCCCTGGGGCATCCCACGGTGGATGGCAATGGCTGGGAAGTTCTGCTCCACCAGTAGCTGGGCCAAAGCAATGTGCTGCTGCACAGACTTCACGAAGATCCTCAGCTGGTTGAACTCAAGGACGTTCAGAAGGTCAAAGAGCTTCCAGTTCTTCTGGTTGTACTTCAGTTTCATGTAGTACTGCTGCAACCCATGCAGCATCAACTTCATCTCATTATCCACAAAGATCTCCATTGGATCTTGCATGAACTTGTGGCAGACTGGACGGATCTCTTTGCTCCAGGTAGCCCTGAACATCATGACCGGCTTCTCATTGTGCGGTCATGCAAAAAATTTCCTGGACATCCCAACACATGTTGAGCTGTTCAAACATCTTATCACATTCATTCGAAATAAAGTGTTTAATGTGTTTGAGGTTGAGGCTCTTATTTTGAGCCAGGGCTAGGATACGGCCTGGAGTCCCCACGATGATATGTAGGCAGTTCTTCTTCAGCACCTCTTCATCCTTCTTGATAGACAGACCGCCAAAAAACACAACAACCTTGACACTGGGCATGTATTTAGAGAACCGACCATGGCATGGGAAGCCAACAGCACCTATTCCCCAGAGTGAAGGAGAAGCGGATGAAAACATGCATAACCTGTGCAGCAGCATCTGATGCACGGCCATCCCCTGTAAATGGTAG
Protein-coding sequences here:
- the LOC102116172 gene encoding LOW QUALITY PROTEIN: spliceosome RNA helicase DDX39B-like (The sequence of the model RefSeq protein was modified relative to this genomic sequence to represent the inferred CDS: deleted 1 base in 1 codon; substituted 1 base at 1 genomic stop codon), whose translation is MAVHQMLLHRLCMFSSASPSLWGIGAVGFPCHGRFSKYMPSVKVVVFFGGLSIKKDEEVLKKNCLHIIVGTPGRILALAQNKSLNLKHIKHFISNECDKMFEQLNMCWDVQEIFCMTANEKPVMMFRATWSKEIRPVCHKFMQDPMEIFVDNEMKLMLHGLQQYYMKLKYNQKNWKLFDLLNVLEFNQLRIFVKSVQQHIALAQLLVEQNFPAIAIHRGMPQGQRHYQYQQFKYFQWXILVATNLLGRGMDIERVNIAFSYDMPKDSDSYLHWVARAGWFGTKGLAITFVSDENDAKILNDMQAHFEVDRSELTDETDISSYFERRGPGNESSHWPGCVKRLPCSLEQEGRANTTEKRLGQDGKKDSQRADFPKGRWLRGQKQRGERSCPLGSPAGVLHAPDSLRSAFLQRAVDLVDAIQTRSSLISHRPTTFTKDRGEERSALEPPPVQHNWDPSSPLAGARGVKVAGEPGGRRCPETSDTQVPSSTAPVLGIVENPRF